The following proteins are co-located in the Brachybacterium sacelli genome:
- a CDS encoding acyltransferase domain-containing protein, which yields MTTRHDARPQVLGDPPTSVRSIDELAEADVATMLTAPSAPELLERLGITGQDHEELAPLLSAAVADTEILAEITRTANLLRAGAGLDVPEVDLGALSARHDELQHRLVPGEGLLGILALVVSTSTVRAWHAERGLTTELSWEVLADLGQQMRVHRRSSGRLGLHQLHWMVLNWRGRLVHLGRLQFDLHRAEKGTDRERWVIGTHIPARGPLTPRAVEDSFARATEYFTTHYTDLGTGRPQDAPRFGHEFVCDSWLMNPVLVQELGTTSNIGGFVDRWEILSTSPGADGAAFFVFGERPPYDAAALPRSTRLERVVAERLADGRGWDSGLGHLER from the coding sequence ATGACGACCCGCCACGACGCACGCCCCCAGGTACTCGGTGACCCGCCGACCTCCGTCCGCTCCATCGACGAGCTCGCAGAGGCCGACGTCGCCACGATGCTGACCGCTCCGTCGGCCCCCGAGCTGCTCGAGCGGCTGGGGATCACGGGCCAGGACCACGAGGAGCTCGCGCCCCTGCTGAGCGCGGCGGTCGCCGACACCGAGATCCTCGCGGAGATCACGCGCACGGCCAATCTGCTGCGGGCCGGCGCAGGCCTCGACGTGCCGGAGGTGGACCTCGGGGCGCTCTCCGCGCGGCACGACGAGCTCCAGCACCGCCTCGTTCCCGGGGAAGGGCTGCTGGGGATCCTCGCCCTCGTGGTGAGCACGAGCACCGTGCGCGCCTGGCACGCGGAGCGCGGGCTGACGACGGAGCTGTCCTGGGAGGTGCTCGCCGATCTCGGCCAGCAGATGCGGGTGCACCGGCGCAGCAGCGGGCGGCTCGGGCTGCACCAGCTGCACTGGATGGTGCTGAACTGGCGCGGACGCCTGGTCCACCTGGGCCGGCTGCAGTTCGACCTCCACCGGGCCGAGAAGGGCACCGACCGGGAGCGCTGGGTGATCGGCACCCACATCCCGGCCCGCGGCCCGCTGACCCCTCGGGCCGTGGAGGACTCCTTCGCCCGGGCCACCGAGTACTTCACCACGCACTACACCGACCTCGGGACCGGTCGACCGCAGGATGCGCCCCGGTTCGGACATGAGTTCGTGTGCGACTCCTGGCTGATGAACCCGGTGCTGGTCCAGGAGCTCGGGACGACATCGAACATCGGAGGATTCGTCGACCGCTGGGAGATCCTCAGCACCTCCCCCGGTGCGGACGGCGCGGCCTTCTTCGTCTTCGGTGAGCGCCCGCCCTACGACGCCGCAGCCCTTCCGCGCAGCACTCGCCTCGAGCGGGTCGTCGCCGAGCGGCTGGCCGACGGGCGCGGCTGGGACAGCGGCCTCGGCCACCTGGAGCGGTAG
- a CDS encoding HAD hydrolase-like protein produces the protein MSTVASGALADVPVVLLDLDGTLVDSGPGILAALEHAFAVRGETLPSPEVLRTFVGPPLAESFQGTLGLSAERAEQLGLAYTEHYHANGLLTAPPYPGIPELLRRLSRAGRTVAVATNKPETTARRLLAHQGLDGELALIGGTDRATGREDKAAVIGSVLHRLGVEPSSSATGSAVAGRAPAVMIGDRLHDAEGARTHGLPAVLVGWGYGGRVEQEAEVPRAETVDALEEMLLR, from the coding sequence ATGTCCACCGTCGCATCCGGCGCCCTCGCCGACGTCCCGGTCGTCCTGCTCGACCTCGACGGCACCCTCGTCGACTCCGGTCCGGGGATCCTCGCCGCGCTCGAGCACGCCTTCGCCGTCCGCGGCGAGACGCTGCCCTCGCCGGAGGTGCTGCGCACGTTCGTCGGGCCGCCGCTGGCGGAGTCCTTCCAGGGGACCCTCGGCCTGAGCGCCGAGCGTGCTGAGCAGCTCGGGCTCGCCTACACCGAGCACTACCACGCGAACGGGCTCCTCACGGCCCCGCCCTATCCCGGGATCCCCGAGCTGCTGCGCCGGCTCTCCCGGGCCGGCCGCACCGTCGCCGTCGCGACCAACAAGCCCGAGACCACCGCGCGCCGCCTCCTGGCCCACCAGGGGCTCGACGGTGAGCTCGCCCTGATCGGGGGCACCGATCGGGCGACGGGAAGGGAGGACAAGGCGGCCGTCATCGGAAGCGTCCTGCATCGCCTCGGCGTGGAGCCGTCCTCCTCGGCAACCGGAAGCGCCGTCGCCGGCAGGGCGCCGGCCGTGATGATCGGCGACCGACTCCACGATGCCGAGGGCGCACGGACGCACGGGCTGCCCGCGGTGCTCGTCGGCTGGGGGTACGGGGGCCGTGTCGAACAGGAGGCGGAGGTGCCGCGCGCGGAGACCGTCGACGCACTCGAGGAGATGCTGCTGCGCTGA
- a CDS encoding FAD-dependent oxidoreductase, giving the protein MTTSSTPAPLPETTADLVVIGGGLGGVAAALTAARLGRHVILTETDAWLGGQLTVQAVPPDESRWADSHPTSASYTEFRERVRDHYRRSFPLTDAARSDPFLNPGAGFVSRLCHEPRIGALVLEEMLSPLLSDGRIQWLREHEPVGVERAGDRVTAVIVRETSSGAERRLLAPLFVDATELGDLLALGDLEHVIGAESRAEHGELHAPVGPDPLDQQAITWCCALEWAPGHGDLVARPPLYDRFASVVPDFWPGPQLSFDDVHPITLERRTRPIFEGDPTDHERLDGAGDMWHYRRIRAQRLMEPGTPGSDVTLVNWPQIDFWDAPLLGVDAEQRDRAEDEARQLTLSFVHWLQHEAPRSDGGAGYPELRLRGDVLGTADGLARRPYIREARRIRAVFTVTEEHIGREMRGEFAGSEEFTDAVGTGHYRIDLHPSTAGRNYVDIDCFPFQIPLGALVPRDVANLVPANKNIGTTHISNGAYRLHPVEWSIGEAVGALSEIGGRHGVDPAGVHSSSELTRELQALLADELGVQLAWPEAIRRRLPEAEPVPTR; this is encoded by the coding sequence ATGACCACGTCGAGCACCCCCGCCCCTCTCCCCGAGACCACCGCCGATCTCGTCGTCATCGGCGGCGGTCTCGGCGGCGTGGCGGCGGCCCTGACCGCCGCGCGACTCGGACGACACGTGATCCTCACCGAGACCGACGCCTGGCTGGGTGGTCAGTTGACCGTCCAGGCCGTGCCCCCGGACGAGTCACGCTGGGCCGACAGCCACCCGACTTCCGCCTCCTACACGGAGTTCCGCGAGCGAGTGCGCGATCACTACCGGCGCAGCTTCCCGCTCACGGACGCCGCCCGGAGCGATCCGTTCCTCAACCCGGGAGCCGGCTTCGTCTCCCGGCTCTGCCACGAGCCGCGGATCGGTGCCCTGGTGCTCGAGGAGATGCTCTCCCCTCTGCTGTCGGACGGACGCATCCAGTGGCTGCGCGAGCACGAGCCCGTCGGCGTGGAGCGCGCGGGGGACCGCGTCACCGCGGTGATCGTGAGGGAGACCTCCTCCGGGGCGGAGCGCCGGCTCCTCGCCCCGCTGTTCGTCGATGCGACCGAGCTCGGAGACCTGCTCGCCCTGGGAGACCTCGAGCATGTGATCGGGGCGGAGAGCCGCGCCGAGCACGGTGAGCTGCACGCCCCCGTGGGCCCCGATCCCTTGGACCAGCAGGCCATCACCTGGTGCTGCGCGCTGGAGTGGGCCCCGGGGCACGGGGACCTCGTGGCCCGGCCCCCGCTGTACGACCGCTTCGCCAGCGTCGTGCCGGACTTCTGGCCGGGACCGCAGCTGTCCTTCGACGACGTCCACCCCATCACTCTCGAGCGCCGCACCCGGCCGATCTTCGAGGGGGACCCGACGGATCATGAACGGCTCGACGGGGCCGGCGACATGTGGCACTACCGGCGCATCCGTGCCCAGCGTCTGATGGAGCCGGGGACTCCGGGCAGCGACGTGACGCTCGTGAACTGGCCGCAGATCGACTTCTGGGACGCGCCGCTGCTCGGCGTGGACGCTGAGCAACGCGACCGCGCCGAGGACGAGGCCCGCCAGCTCACGCTGTCCTTCGTCCACTGGCTGCAGCACGAGGCGCCGCGCAGCGACGGGGGAGCGGGATATCCCGAGCTGCGGCTGCGCGGCGACGTGCTCGGCACCGCCGACGGGCTGGCGCGCCGGCCGTACATCCGCGAGGCCCGACGGATCCGCGCAGTGTTCACCGTCACCGAAGAGCACATCGGTCGCGAGATGCGCGGCGAGTTCGCGGGCTCGGAGGAGTTCACCGATGCGGTCGGCACCGGTCACTACCGCATCGACCTGCACCCTTCGACCGCGGGGCGGAACTACGTCGACATCGACTGCTTCCCGTTCCAAATCCCGCTGGGTGCACTGGTCCCGCGGGACGTGGCGAACCTGGTGCCCGCGAACAAGAACATCGGGACCACCCACATCTCCAACGGCGCCTACCGCCTCCACCCCGTGGAATGGTCCATCGGAGAGGCCGTGGGAGCGCTGTCGGAGATCGGCGGGCGTCACGGCGTCGACCCGGCAGGCGTGCACAGCAGCAGCGAGCTCACGCGCGAGCTGCAGGCGCTGCTGGCCGACGAGCTGGGGGTGCAGCTCGCGTGGCCCGAGGCCATCCGCCGCCGCCTTCCCGAGGCCGAGCCCGTCCCGACCCGGTGA
- a CDS encoding GNAT family N-acetyltransferase gives MPLIDHFPPPLPASLEATLTTRLPVEADVGALAELHVAAQREHTPEGVVDEDALRSQLVGLKSWSRRQIVVVPIAADGSPTEDRDPLAWVALEDRARGRSDLQFVVSQDVPEREALTAALLDWAVEVGGSFARHRGVESTQLSCDTNELDTDRARALEAAGYEKVRTWLHMRRPVTADDSGAGPGPREGTRMRPVHRHESGLPVAQDVRTVHRMLEESFADHWGSYRESFAEFVQRLIETPGEAAWDHWWIAEIDRDGLWLPAGGLVAARMPATPTLGEGTYLEYLGVHRSARGHGIAKSLLGAAIRDAAGRGRTHVDLEVDADSPTGADGLYGSMGWETFERTRSWHSSAPAHSSRLLEPPTA, from the coding sequence GTGCCGCTCATCGATCACTTCCCGCCCCCGCTGCCCGCGTCGCTCGAGGCGACGCTGACCACACGTCTTCCCGTCGAGGCCGACGTCGGAGCGCTGGCGGAGCTGCACGTAGCGGCGCAGCGGGAGCACACGCCGGAGGGCGTCGTCGACGAGGACGCGCTGCGGTCCCAGCTGGTCGGGCTGAAGTCGTGGTCGCGTCGCCAGATCGTCGTCGTCCCCATCGCTGCCGACGGCTCCCCCACCGAAGACCGCGACCCGCTCGCATGGGTCGCCCTCGAGGATCGCGCCCGTGGGCGCTCCGACCTGCAGTTCGTCGTCTCCCAGGACGTGCCCGAGCGCGAGGCGCTGACCGCCGCGCTGCTGGACTGGGCCGTCGAGGTCGGCGGGTCCTTCGCCCGCCATCGCGGCGTGGAGAGCACGCAGCTGTCCTGCGACACGAACGAGCTGGACACCGACCGCGCCCGCGCGCTGGAGGCCGCGGGCTACGAGAAGGTGCGCACCTGGCTGCACATGCGTCGCCCGGTCACGGCCGACGACTCGGGCGCGGGCCCCGGGCCCCGGGAGGGGACGCGGATGCGGCCCGTGCATCGCCACGAGTCCGGGCTGCCCGTCGCCCAGGACGTCCGCACCGTCCACCGGATGCTCGAGGAGTCCTTCGCCGACCACTGGGGGTCCTACCGGGAATCCTTCGCCGAGTTCGTCCAGCGCCTCATCGAGACTCCCGGGGAAGCGGCCTGGGACCACTGGTGGATCGCGGAGATCGACCGCGACGGACTGTGGCTGCCCGCCGGCGGCCTGGTCGCGGCGAGGATGCCCGCGACCCCGACGCTCGGGGAGGGCACCTACCTCGAGTACCTCGGGGTCCATCGCAGCGCTCGCGGCCACGGCATCGCGAAATCCCTGCTGGGGGCGGCGATCCGGGACGCCGCCGGCCGCGGACGCACCCACGTCGACCTCGAGGTCGACGCGGACTCCCCCACCGGCGCCGACGGGCTGTACGGCTCGATGGGCTGGGAGACCTTCGAGCGCACTCGCTCCTGGCACTCCTCGGCGCCGGCGCACTCCTCACGCCTGCTCGAGCCACCGACGGCCTGA
- a CDS encoding phosphoglyceromutase, which translates to MTYTLVLLRHGESDWNAKNLFTGWVDVALTEKGRQEAVEGGDLLKEAGILPDVVHTSLQRRAIMTANLSLDAADRHWIPVKRDWRLNERHYGALQGMDKSEIREKYGEEKFMAWRRSYDTPPPEIEFGTEFSQDQDPQYADLGDQLPKSECLKDVVERFLPYWEEGIKPDLADGKVVLVAAHGNSLRALVKYLDGISDEEISGLNIPTGQPLVYELDESFQPVETGGRYLDPVAAKAAAEAVANQGKK; encoded by the coding sequence ATGACCTACACACTCGTGCTGCTCCGCCACGGCGAGAGCGACTGGAACGCGAAGAACCTGTTCACCGGCTGGGTCGACGTGGCCCTCACCGAGAAGGGACGCCAGGAAGCCGTCGAGGGCGGCGATCTCCTGAAGGAGGCCGGCATCCTCCCCGATGTGGTGCACACCTCGCTGCAGCGTCGCGCGATCATGACCGCGAACCTCTCCCTGGACGCCGCGGACCGTCACTGGATCCCCGTCAAGCGAGACTGGCGCCTCAACGAACGTCACTACGGCGCGCTCCAGGGCATGGACAAGTCCGAGATCCGGGAGAAGTACGGCGAGGAGAAGTTCATGGCCTGGCGCCGCTCCTACGACACCCCGCCCCCGGAGATCGAGTTCGGCACCGAGTTCAGCCAGGACCAGGACCCGCAGTACGCGGACCTCGGCGATCAGCTGCCGAAGTCGGAGTGCCTCAAGGACGTCGTCGAGCGCTTCCTGCCGTACTGGGAGGAGGGCATCAAGCCCGACCTCGCGGACGGCAAGGTCGTGCTGGTCGCCGCCCATGGCAACTCCCTGCGCGCGCTCGTGAAGTACCTCGACGGCATCTCCGACGAGGAGATCTCCGGTCTCAACATCCCCACCGGCCAGCCGCTGGTGTACGAGCTCGACGAGAGCTTCCAGCCGGTCGAGACGGGCGGCCGCTACCTCGATCCGGTCGCCGCGAAGGCCGCCGCCGAGGCCGTCGCGAACCAGGGCAAGAAGTGA
- a CDS encoding TetR/AcrR family transcriptional regulator encodes MTDPQTSPARPLTEPGDDDDPATEGLGLRELKKRQTRIAMHRSALELVAEHGFAQVTVEMIARRAGVSTRTFFNHWTTKDAAVLGVITGDSLEISGRLRVELEEHSPREALRAVLRDALTAVPADPELRDLKKQVMAKEPLLHSISSGRLLEVQAEMVEVLAGFLDGEEARTRAVVAVQVGFALTRSAFALSMAKGVDLLAAFDEVTDLYDSGIIEA; translated from the coding sequence GTGACTGACCCACAGACTTCCCCCGCCCGACCCCTGACGGAGCCGGGCGATGACGACGATCCCGCGACCGAAGGCCTCGGACTGCGCGAGCTGAAGAAGCGCCAGACCCGCATCGCCATGCACCGCTCCGCGCTCGAGCTCGTCGCCGAGCACGGCTTCGCGCAGGTGACAGTCGAGATGATCGCCCGGCGCGCCGGGGTCTCCACCCGGACCTTCTTCAACCACTGGACCACCAAGGACGCGGCGGTGCTCGGCGTCATCACGGGCGATTCGCTCGAGATCAGCGGCCGGCTGCGCGTCGAGCTCGAGGAGCATTCGCCCCGCGAGGCGCTGCGTGCCGTGCTGCGCGACGCACTGACCGCGGTCCCTGCGGATCCGGAGCTGCGCGACCTGAAGAAGCAGGTGATGGCCAAGGAGCCGCTGCTGCACTCGATCTCCTCCGGCCGTCTCCTCGAGGTCCAGGCCGAGATGGTCGAGGTGCTCGCCGGGTTCCTGGACGGGGAGGAAGCCCGCACCCGCGCCGTGGTCGCCGTGCAGGTGGGCTTCGCCCTGACCCGCAGTGCGTTCGCGCTGTCCATGGCCAAGGGCGTCGACCTGCTCGCCGCCTTCGACGAGGTCACCGACCTCTACGACTCGGGAATCATCGAAGCCTGA
- a CDS encoding MDR family MFS transporter has product MSTASTSASAPGPTGAVAPSSTPEAFVGLDRRSKLVFVGLMLGMLVASLSQTIVSPAMPVIVADLGGMDHYSWIATSAMLVSAVTVPVVGKLSDQYGRRGFYLAGIAIFLLGSILAGFSTNFWFLVAARAVQGLGMGTLMPLSQTIIGDIIPPRQRGKYQGLMGAMFGLASIAGPLIGGTVTDHFGWRYLFFLTLPLGVVAFGFVLRFLHLDHVQRRTTVDVLGIMTLTPGLVIGLLATSWGGTTYAWGSPTIIGMYVATALLLGLFVRVEMRAEDPLLPLGMLARPVVALSILASFAVAVAMFGAIIYIPVYAQAVMGVSATGSGAILIPQSVSMIGMSIISGLLVSKFGRYKEILIVGGLVMLTGYWLLTQVSYGDSAWHLTVAMVVIGLGLGMMMQIFTLVVQNAVPQSELGVATASVQFFRNVGSTVGIAVLGTVMTTRMQPAIESHLPQGASSMMDSSGGSGAGVGSVLDQSTLEKLPAPIVDAIRTGMGEAMHDVFFTAIPFVVIAIVLSIFIPHLTLRDTLQAHEPATSTGSVPALAVDEDEIHGAADAESVDRDAEHLAGTAEATAGASDPSSADHRPRD; this is encoded by the coding sequence ATGAGCACTGCATCGACCTCTGCCTCGGCACCCGGCCCCACCGGTGCCGTCGCACCGTCCTCCACCCCTGAGGCCTTCGTCGGCCTGGACCGACGGAGCAAGCTCGTCTTCGTCGGCCTCATGCTGGGCATGCTCGTCGCCTCCCTCTCACAGACCATCGTCAGCCCCGCCATGCCGGTGATCGTCGCCGACCTGGGTGGGATGGACCACTACAGCTGGATCGCGACCTCCGCGATGCTGGTCTCCGCCGTCACCGTCCCCGTCGTTGGCAAGCTCTCCGACCAGTACGGACGCCGCGGGTTCTACCTGGCCGGCATCGCGATCTTCCTGCTCGGCTCGATCCTGGCCGGCTTCTCCACGAACTTCTGGTTCCTCGTCGCCGCCCGCGCCGTGCAGGGCCTGGGCATGGGCACGCTGATGCCGCTGTCGCAGACGATCATCGGCGACATCATCCCGCCGCGTCAGCGCGGCAAGTACCAGGGCCTGATGGGAGCCATGTTCGGCCTCGCCTCGATCGCCGGGCCGCTGATCGGCGGCACCGTCACCGACCACTTCGGCTGGCGCTACCTGTTCTTCCTCACGCTGCCGCTGGGCGTGGTCGCCTTCGGCTTCGTGCTGCGTTTCCTGCACCTCGACCACGTCCAGCGCCGCACCACCGTGGACGTGCTCGGCATCATGACCCTCACCCCGGGCCTGGTCATCGGCCTGCTGGCGACCTCCTGGGGCGGCACCACCTACGCCTGGGGCTCCCCGACCATCATCGGCATGTACGTCGCGACCGCGCTGCTGCTGGGCCTGTTCGTGCGGGTCGAGATGCGCGCCGAGGACCCGCTGCTGCCGCTGGGCATGCTGGCCCGTCCCGTGGTCGCGCTGTCGATCCTGGCCTCCTTCGCGGTCGCCGTGGCCATGTTCGGCGCGATCATCTACATCCCGGTGTACGCCCAGGCCGTCATGGGCGTCTCCGCGACCGGTTCCGGCGCGATCCTCATCCCGCAGTCGGTGTCCATGATCGGCATGTCGATCATCTCCGGCCTGCTGGTCTCCAAGTTCGGACGCTACAAGGAGATCCTCATCGTCGGCGGGCTCGTGATGCTCACCGGCTACTGGTTGCTCACCCAGGTCTCGTACGGGGACTCGGCCTGGCATCTCACGGTCGCGATGGTGGTGATCGGCCTGGGGCTGGGCATGATGATGCAGATCTTCACCCTCGTGGTGCAGAATGCGGTGCCGCAGTCCGAGCTTGGTGTGGCCACCGCCTCGGTGCAGTTCTTCCGCAACGTCGGCTCGACCGTCGGCATCGCGGTGCTGGGCACCGTCATGACGACGCGCATGCAGCCGGCCATCGAGAGCCACCTGCCGCAGGGAGCCTCCTCGATGATGGACAGCAGCGGCGGAAGCGGTGCCGGCGTCGGGTCGGTGCTCGACCAGAGCACGCTGGAGAAGCTGCCGGCCCCGATCGTCGACGCCATCCGCACCGGCATGGGCGAGGCGATGCACGACGTGTTCTTCACCGCGATCCCCTTCGTGGTCATCGCGATCGTGCTGTCGATCTTCATCCCGCACCTCACTCTGCGCGACACCCTGCAGGCGCACGAGCCGGCCACCAGCACGGGATCGGTCCCGGCGCTCGCGGTCGACGAGGACGAGATCCACGGCGCGGCCGACGCCGAGAGCGTCGACCGCGACGCGGAGCACCTGGCAGGCACCGCCGAGGCGACCGCCGGCGCCTCGGACCCTTCCTCAGCCGATCACCGCCCTCGCGACTGA